The Chryseolinea soli nucleotide sequence TCACTTCGCCGTTGTAGCGGATGTAATTTCCTTTGCTTAAATCAGAGACGGTTGCCATAAAAAAATCAAACTTTAAGTTACAAATGAATTGATGAATTGCAAGAGTTTGCGCCAACCTGCCCGAGGGCTACCGGCCTGAAACCCTTTGGTCTGTTAACTGTTATAGGCCCATTTCACATAGACCGCACCCCAGGTGAAGCCTCCGCCAAAGGCGGCCAGGATGAGGTTGTCGCCTTTCTTTAATTGCTTCTCATAGTCCCACAACAGCAGCGGAATGGTGCCGGCCGTCGTGTTGCCATAGCGTTCTATGTTCATCATCACTTTGTCTTCGGTGATGCCCACGCGGTTGGCCGTGGCGTCGATGATGCGCTTATTGGCTTGGTGGGGCACCAGCCACTGCAGGTTTTCGCCGTTCAGGTTATTGCGCTCGGCGATCTGTGCCGATACATCGGCCATGTTGGTCACAGCAAATTTAAATACCGCCGATCCTTCCTGGTAAACAAAATGCTCGCGGTTGTTCACCGATTCGTGGGTGGCGGGTTTGCGGCTGCCGCCGGCCTTCATGTGCAGGTAGGCTTCGCCGTTGCCATCGCTTTTCAGGATGGAATCCATTACCCCCAGGTCCTCCGTGGTGGGCTCCAAAAGTACGCAGCCGGCGCCGTCGCCAAAGATAATGCAGGTCGTACGGTCGGTATAGTCCATGATCGCCGACATTTTGTCGCCGCCGATCACGATCACTTTCTTATACATGCCCGACTGGATGTAGCTGGCACCCGTGCTCAATCCGTAGAGAAAACCCGAGCACGCTGCGCTCATGTCGAAGCTGAAGGCGTTGGTGGCGCCGATGGCCGTGGCCACGATGTTGGCCGTAGCGGGGAAGGTCATG carries:
- a CDS encoding beta-ketoacyl-ACP synthase III gives rise to the protein MTKIRAAITGVGGYVPDYILTNQELETMVDTSDEWITSRTGIKERRILKGENQGVSVLGIKAVEDMLAKTKTDPKEIDLLIFATVTADMTFPATANIVATAIGATNAFSFDMSAACSGFLYGLSTGASYIQSGMYKKVIVIGGDKMSAIMDYTDRTTCIIFGDGAGCVLLEPTTEDLGVMDSILKSDGNGEAYLHMKAGGSRKPATHESVNNREHFVYQEGSAVFKFAVTNMADVSAQIAERNNLNGENLQWLVPHQANKRIIDATANRVGITEDKVMMNIERYGNTTAGTIPLLLWDYEKQLKKGDNLILAAFGGGFTWGAVYVKWAYNS